The sequence TCCAGGCCTCATAGGTCTGGAGCACCGCCTCCCGGCTCGTCTCGCTGAAGGCGAGTTCGATGCCTCCGGGTGTGACGGGCCTGGGCTCGATGTCATTCGCGGCCCACAGCCCGACCTTGATGCCGTTGGGCAGGACGTACAGGACGAACGTCTCCGAGTTCTCCACGGGCTCGCGGCCCAGGAGCTGGGTGTAGAGCCGGGCGCTCTCTCGCGGGCTGCGGACGGGGAGCAGCAGGTAGTTCAAGGTTCGCATCGGATGTTCCTCCTGGCTGGGGACACCCGAGAGGTAGCGCCTGCGTGTGTCAGTTCCTGGCAGTGGCCGGCTTCTTCTGCCGCTTCCGCCACTCCTCCACGAGGGTGTGCCGCCTGCCTGGATAGCGGGCGTCGGAGGGCTCGGCGCTGGCGATGCGGTCGACGCGGAATGCGCGGAAGTCCTCGCGCAGCTCGCACCAGGCGGCCAGGACCATCACCCGGTCGAAGAAGCCGATGACGA comes from Corallococcus macrosporus and encodes:
- a CDS encoding VOC family protein, with product MRTLNYLLLPVRSPRESARLYTQLLGREPVENSETFVLYVLPNGIKVGLWAANDIEPRPVTPGGIELAFSETSREAVLQTYEAWTGLGLKVLQQPTDMPFGFTFVVEDPDGHRLRPLVLAERPR